Proteins co-encoded in one Scatophagus argus isolate fScaArg1 chromosome 11, fScaArg1.pri, whole genome shotgun sequence genomic window:
- the edar gene encoding tumor necrosis factor receptor superfamily member EDAR produces the protein MSERRGQKKSVFLSSLLVCCMFASAEYSSCGEYEFFNQTSNSCQACPQCQPGQEPHMTCGYGVKDEDFACVPCPQGKYSKGKYEICRRHKDCDALYKATVRVAGTPESDAECGPCLPGYYMLENRPKNLYGMVCHSCQNAPRNTKECMPSSGPREKPLIDPGSTTVFPHPHKDSTGQGHLATALIIAMSTIFIMAIAIVLIIMFYILKAKPSGQACCSGQVVKAVEAQTNKQEDKKDVPDNVVIYSEKDEFDKLKAPPQKTVKSENDASSENEQLLSRSIDSDEEAASEKQGSAETNNPNLCLVNVGNKPDLCLLSLGLLDRDRACNGTSTIAASQDVNLPSPTHIASTNHISSVNAINNNNKTPGMLQSRRKKILDLYTRACNVTEGLSPTELPFDCLEKASRMLSSSYSSEAAVVKTWRHLAESFGLKRDEIGGMSDGLQLFERVSTAGYSIPDLLTRLVQIERLDAVESLCSDVLGTSEMGAAVGRQGINSFHSQLVCPSPCSSPSQRCASV, from the exons GTGTGTTGTATGTTTGCTAGTGCTGAGTATTCCAGCTGTGGAGAGTACGAATTCTTCAACCAGACCAGTAACAGCTGCCAGGCCTGCCCTCAGTGTCAGCCAGGACAAGAGCCGCATAtg accTGTGGCTACGGTGTGAAGGATGAGGACTTTGCCTGTGTGCCGTGCCCTCAGGGGAAATATTCCAAAGGGAAGTATGAGATCTGCAGACGCCATAAAGACTGTGACGCCCTCTACAAAGCCACAGTTCGAGTGGCAGGAACTCCGGAGAGCGACGCTGAATGTGGACCTTGTTTACCAGG GTATTACATGCTGGAAAACAGACCCAAGAACCTCTATGGGATGGTTTGCCACTCCTGCCAGAATGCACCACGTAACACCAAAGAAT GCATGCCAAGCAGCGGGCCAAGAGAAAAACCTCTAATTGACCCTGGCAGCACTACTGTGTTCCCTCATCCACAcaaag ATTCCACCGGACAAGGTCACTTAGCAACAGCTCTCATTATCGCCATGTCAACCATTTTCATCATGGCCATTGCCATCGTCCTCATCATTATGTTTTACATCCTGAAGGCCAAACCGAGTGGCCAGG CTTGTTGTTCCGGACAAGTTGTGAAGGCTGTGGAAGCTCAGACcaacaaacaggaagacaagaaaGATGTCCCTG ACAATGTGGTGATCTACTCTGAGAAAGATGAGTTTGACAAACTAAAAGCTCCTCCTCAGAAGACGGTGAAAAG TGAAAATGATGCATCATCAGAGAACGAGCAGCTGTTGAGTCGTAGCATTGACAGCGATGAGGAGGCGGCGTCTGAGAAGCAAGGATCAGCTGAGACCAACAACCCGAACCTGTGCCTCGTCAACGTGGGAAACAAGCCTGACCTCTGCCTGCTCTCTCTTGGCCTCTTGGACCGCGACCGAGCCTGCAACGGGACATCCACCATTGCAGCCAGCCAGGACGTCAACCTCCCGAGTCCCACCCACATCGCCAGCACCAACCACATCAGCAGTGTGAACgcaatcaacaacaacaataaaacccCAGGG ATGCTACAGAGTCGAAGGAAAAAGATCCTGGATCTGTACACCAGAGCGTGCAATGTGACAGAGG GCCTGAGCCCCACTGAGCTTCCCTTTGACTGCCTGGAGAAGGCCAGTCGCATGCTGAGCTCTTCCTACAGCAGCGAGGCGGCTGTGGTGAAGACGTGGAGGCATCTGGCCGAGAGCTTTGGGCTGAAGCGTGACGAGATCGGCGGCATGAGTGACGGCCTGCAGCTTTTCGAGAGAGTGAGCACGGCTGGCTACAGCATCCCCGACCTTCTCACTCGCCTTGTGCAGATCGAGAGGCTGGACGCCGTGGAGTCGCTCTGCTCTGATGTTCTGGGCACCAGTGAGATGGGGGCAGCTGTTGGACGGCAGGGCATCAACAGTTTTCACAGCCAGTTGGTCTGTCCATCGCCATGCTCATCTCCATCTCAGCGCTGTGCCAGTGTCTAA